A single genomic interval of Cervus elaphus chromosome 26, mCerEla1.1, whole genome shotgun sequence harbors:
- the ARMT1 gene encoding damage-control phosphatase ARMT1 isoform X2: MYRRIHEAIIQSPPIDDFDIFKELKDQNFFESQESVIALCTHLQELRKTIEDLDENQLKNEFFKILQISLWGNKCDLSLSGGEHISQKTNIMNSLEDLKPFILVNDMDRLWSLLSNYKKTREKESVTRVDIVLDNSGFELITDLVLAEFLLSSKLATKIHFYGKTIPWFVSDTTLHDFNWIIKQLKHSNNKWVSQCGVDWEDHIKTGRWVYLDHIFWTLPHDFSTMSQVAPDLHAALQKAHLIFFKGDLNYRKLTGDRRWEFTIPFHEALSGFHPAPLCSIRTLKAEVQVGLQPGQGEQLTASEPNWLTTGKYGVFQFDGPL, from the exons ATGTACCGTAGAATTCATGAAGCAATTATCCAAAG TCCACCAATCGATGACTTTGATATATTTAAAGAATTGAAAGACCAAAATTTCTTTGAATCTCAGGAATCTGTCATTGCCTTATGTACTCACCTGCAAGAGTTGAGGAAAACTATTGAAGACCTAGATGAAAAtcaactgaaaaatgaattttttaaaattcttcag atttcactgTGGGGAAATAAGTGTGATCTGTCTCTATCAGGTGGGGAACATATTTCTCAGAAGACCAATATAATGAATTCATTAGAAGACCTAAAACCTTTCATTTTAGTGAACGACATGGATCGTCTTTGGTCATTGCTAAGCAATtacaagaaaacaagagaaaaagaatctgTTACTCGAGTGGATATTGTTCTGGATAATTCTGGGTTTGAACTTATTACAGACTTAGTATTAGCTGAATTCTTGTTGTCCTCCAAACTGGCTACTAAGATCCATTTTTATGGGAAAACGATTCCATGGTTTGTTTCTGATACTACTCTACACGATTTTAATTGGATAATCAAACAACTAAAGCATTCTAATAATAAGTGGGTGTCCCAGTGTGGGGTTGACTGGGAAGACCATATTAAAACAGGCAGATGGGTTTACCTCGATCATATATTTTGGACTCTGCCTCATGATTTCAGTACCATGTCTCAGGTTGCTCCTGACTTACATGCTGCACTACAAAAGgcacatttaattttcttcaaggGTGACTTGAATTATAGGAAGCTGACTGGTGACAGAAGATGGGAGTTTACCATTCCATTTCACGAGGCATTGAGTGGCTTCCACCCTGCACCTCTGTGCAGCATTAGAACATTAAAGGCTGAGGTTCAGGTTGGTCTGCAGCCCGGGCAAGGTGAACAGCTCACAGCTTCTGAGCCCAACTGGCTGACCACTGGGA
- the ARMT1 gene encoding damage-control phosphatase ARMT1 isoform X1: protein MAGPPASLSARDVGSFAYLTVKDRSPQILTKAIDTLHRHKSEFFEKHGEKGLEAEKKAISLLSKLRNELQTDKPIVPLVEKFVDTDIWNQYLEYQQSLLNESDGKPRWFLSPWLFVECYMYRRIHEAIIQSPPIDDFDIFKELKDQNFFESQESVIALCTHLQELRKTIEDLDENQLKNEFFKILQISLWGNKCDLSLSGGEHISQKTNIMNSLEDLKPFILVNDMDRLWSLLSNYKKTREKESVTRVDIVLDNSGFELITDLVLAEFLLSSKLATKIHFYGKTIPWFVSDTTLHDFNWIIKQLKHSNNKWVSQCGVDWEDHIKTGRWVYLDHIFWTLPHDFSTMSQVAPDLHAALQKAHLIFFKGDLNYRKLTGDRRWEFTIPFHEALSGFHPAPLCSIRTLKAEVQVGLQPGQGEQLTASEPNWLTTGKYGVFQFDGPL, encoded by the exons ATCATTTGCGTATCTTACAGTTAAAGACAGATCACCCCAGATCTTAACCAAAGCTATTGATACATTGCATCGACATAAAAGTGAATTTTTTGAGAAACATGGAGAG AAAGGCCTGGAAGCTGAAAAGAAAgcaatttctcttctttctaaatTACGGAACGAATTGCAAACAGATAAGCCAATTGTTCCTTTGGTTGAAAAGTTTGTTGATACTGACATATGGAATCAGTACCTAGAATATCAACAGAGTCTTTTAAATGAAAGTGATGGGAAACCAAGGTGGTTTCTCTCACCATGGCTATTTGTAGAATGCTACATGTACCGTAGAATTCATGAAGCAATTATCCAAAG TCCACCAATCGATGACTTTGATATATTTAAAGAATTGAAAGACCAAAATTTCTTTGAATCTCAGGAATCTGTCATTGCCTTATGTACTCACCTGCAAGAGTTGAGGAAAACTATTGAAGACCTAGATGAAAAtcaactgaaaaatgaattttttaaaattcttcag atttcactgTGGGGAAATAAGTGTGATCTGTCTCTATCAGGTGGGGAACATATTTCTCAGAAGACCAATATAATGAATTCATTAGAAGACCTAAAACCTTTCATTTTAGTGAACGACATGGATCGTCTTTGGTCATTGCTAAGCAATtacaagaaaacaagagaaaaagaatctgTTACTCGAGTGGATATTGTTCTGGATAATTCTGGGTTTGAACTTATTACAGACTTAGTATTAGCTGAATTCTTGTTGTCCTCCAAACTGGCTACTAAGATCCATTTTTATGGGAAAACGATTCCATGGTTTGTTTCTGATACTACTCTACACGATTTTAATTGGATAATCAAACAACTAAAGCATTCTAATAATAAGTGGGTGTCCCAGTGTGGGGTTGACTGGGAAGACCATATTAAAACAGGCAGATGGGTTTACCTCGATCATATATTTTGGACTCTGCCTCATGATTTCAGTACCATGTCTCAGGTTGCTCCTGACTTACATGCTGCACTACAAAAGgcacatttaattttcttcaaggGTGACTTGAATTATAGGAAGCTGACTGGTGACAGAAGATGGGAGTTTACCATTCCATTTCACGAGGCATTGAGTGGCTTCCACCCTGCACCTCTGTGCAGCATTAGAACATTAAAGGCTGAGGTTCAGGTTGGTCTGCAGCCCGGGCAAGGTGAACAGCTCACAGCTTCTGAGCCCAACTGGCTGACCACTGGGA